A stretch of the Nicotiana tabacum cultivar K326 chromosome 6, ASM71507v2, whole genome shotgun sequence genome encodes the following:
- the LOC107759631 gene encoding uncharacterized protein LOC107759631 isoform X1 has product MTRESKEREVMDDKFVPELSVPENVTKTLLLVSNSASLEKALEKLIEIAKVPDRRFDLSTKNVVTALLQLCQTLSSPSWRYLLLLSLKALRNMCAGGMRNQNAFLEQRGVETVMDVITSVGHTIDPDCEIIRVGLQLLGNYSVAGREHQCDVWYQMFPHRFLKIARVRSREICDPLCMAIYTCCEGTDGLLTELSSEQGLPILKEIICTSSAVGLREDWLKLLLSKICIEGSYFSSIFFKLHSHPCVKNNDIVTHLAYQFVSEQAHLLSILSEILNEQLEHIVVSHVFALSIFGIFKSSAVVVDFSNRGKDDLPTGSAPIDVLGYSLVILRDICACGHLTSSREEGPKDVVDILVSSGLIELLLDLLRNLEPPTTIRKSMTQDQIKEATSSSSLRCCPYKGFRRDIVAILGNCAYSRRHVQDEIRDKNGILLLLQQCVTDDDNPFLREWGIWCVRNLLEGNAENQGAVADLELQGTADVPELARLGLQVEVDPKTRRAKLVNVA; this is encoded by the exons ATGACCCGTGAATCAAAGGAAAGAGAG GTTATGGATGATAAATTTGTACCAGAGCTTTCTGTCCCCGAAAATGTTACCAAAACATTATTACTTGTGTCAAACTCAGCTTCTTTAGAAAAGGCACTTGAGAAGCTGATAGAAATTGCCAAAGTTCCTGATAGAAGGTTTGATCTGTCCACTAAGAACGTTGTCACCGCTCTCCTCCAACTCTGTCAGACTCTGTCATCTCCCTCTTGGCGTTACCTCCTTTTATTGTCTCTTAAGGCACTTAGAAACATGTGTGCTGGGGGGATGAGAAATCAAAATGCCTTTCTTGAACAAAGAGGAGTTGAAACAGTCATGGATGTTATTACCTCTGTAGGACATACTATTGATCCTGATTGTGAGATTATCCGAGTGGGGCTGCAACTTCTGGGAAACTACTCAGTAGCTGGGAGAGAACATCAATGTGATGTGTGGTACCAAATGTTTCCTCATAGATTCTTGAAGATTGCTAGAGTTAGAAGCAGAGAAATATGTGATCCTCTATGTATGGCCATTTACACTTGCTGTGAAGGTACTGATGGACTGCTAACAGAGTTAAGTTCGGAGCAAGGGTTGCCGATTCTTAAAGAAATCATATGTACTTCATCAGCCG TTGGTCTCAGAGAAGATTGGTTGAAGTTGCTTCTTTCAAAAATTTGCATCGAAGGCTCCTACTTTTCCTCAATTTTCTTCAAGTTACATTCACATCCTTGTGTTAAGAACAATGATATTGTTACACACTTAGCTTACCAATTTGTTAGTGAGCAAGCTCATCTGTTGAGTATCCTCTCAGAAATCTTGAATGAGCAATTAGAGCATATTGTTGTTTCACATGTTTTTGCTTTAAGTATCTTCGGGATATTTAAGAGTTCTGCAGTggttgttgacttttcaaacagAGGGAAAGATGATCTTCCGACGGGGTCTGCTCCTATTGATGTTCTAGGATACTCACTCGTGATCTTGAGAGATATTTGCGCTTGTGGTCACCTGACAAGCTCTAGGGAGGAAGGTCCAAAGGATGTCGTGGATATATTAGTTTCCTCTGGGCTTATTGAACTTCTTCTGGACTTACTTCGAAATCTTGAACCTCCAACGACAATTaggaaatcaatgacacaggatCAGATCAAGGAGGCAACATCATCTTCGTCATTGAGGTGTTGTCCTTACAAAGGTTTCCGGAGAGATATTGTTGCCATCCTTGGAAACTGTGCTTATAGTAGAAGGCACGTCCAAGATGAGATTAGAGATAAAAATGGGATCCTTTTACTGCTACAACAGTGTGTTACAGATGATGATAATCCTTTCTTAAGGGAGTGGGGAATCTGGTGTGTGCGAAACCTATTGGAAGGAAATGCAGAAAACCAAGGGGCTGTTGCTGATTTAGAGCTTCAAGGAACTGCAGATGTTCCGGAACTTGCTCGACTTGGGCTTCAAGTAGAAGTTGACCCCAAAACTAGACGTGCAAAGCTAGTAAATGTCGCGTGA
- the LOC107759631 gene encoding uncharacterized protein LOC107759631 isoform X2 gives MDDKFVPELSVPENVTKTLLLVSNSASLEKALEKLIEIAKVPDRRFDLSTKNVVTALLQLCQTLSSPSWRYLLLLSLKALRNMCAGGMRNQNAFLEQRGVETVMDVITSVGHTIDPDCEIIRVGLQLLGNYSVAGREHQCDVWYQMFPHRFLKIARVRSREICDPLCMAIYTCCEGTDGLLTELSSEQGLPILKEIICTSSAVGLREDWLKLLLSKICIEGSYFSSIFFKLHSHPCVKNNDIVTHLAYQFVSEQAHLLSILSEILNEQLEHIVVSHVFALSIFGIFKSSAVVVDFSNRGKDDLPTGSAPIDVLGYSLVILRDICACGHLTSSREEGPKDVVDILVSSGLIELLLDLLRNLEPPTTIRKSMTQDQIKEATSSSSLRCCPYKGFRRDIVAILGNCAYSRRHVQDEIRDKNGILLLLQQCVTDDDNPFLREWGIWCVRNLLEGNAENQGAVADLELQGTADVPELARLGLQVEVDPKTRRAKLVNVA, from the exons ATGGATGATAAATTTGTACCAGAGCTTTCTGTCCCCGAAAATGTTACCAAAACATTATTACTTGTGTCAAACTCAGCTTCTTTAGAAAAGGCACTTGAGAAGCTGATAGAAATTGCCAAAGTTCCTGATAGAAGGTTTGATCTGTCCACTAAGAACGTTGTCACCGCTCTCCTCCAACTCTGTCAGACTCTGTCATCTCCCTCTTGGCGTTACCTCCTTTTATTGTCTCTTAAGGCACTTAGAAACATGTGTGCTGGGGGGATGAGAAATCAAAATGCCTTTCTTGAACAAAGAGGAGTTGAAACAGTCATGGATGTTATTACCTCTGTAGGACATACTATTGATCCTGATTGTGAGATTATCCGAGTGGGGCTGCAACTTCTGGGAAACTACTCAGTAGCTGGGAGAGAACATCAATGTGATGTGTGGTACCAAATGTTTCCTCATAGATTCTTGAAGATTGCTAGAGTTAGAAGCAGAGAAATATGTGATCCTCTATGTATGGCCATTTACACTTGCTGTGAAGGTACTGATGGACTGCTAACAGAGTTAAGTTCGGAGCAAGGGTTGCCGATTCTTAAAGAAATCATATGTACTTCATCAGCCG TTGGTCTCAGAGAAGATTGGTTGAAGTTGCTTCTTTCAAAAATTTGCATCGAAGGCTCCTACTTTTCCTCAATTTTCTTCAAGTTACATTCACATCCTTGTGTTAAGAACAATGATATTGTTACACACTTAGCTTACCAATTTGTTAGTGAGCAAGCTCATCTGTTGAGTATCCTCTCAGAAATCTTGAATGAGCAATTAGAGCATATTGTTGTTTCACATGTTTTTGCTTTAAGTATCTTCGGGATATTTAAGAGTTCTGCAGTggttgttgacttttcaaacagAGGGAAAGATGATCTTCCGACGGGGTCTGCTCCTATTGATGTTCTAGGATACTCACTCGTGATCTTGAGAGATATTTGCGCTTGTGGTCACCTGACAAGCTCTAGGGAGGAAGGTCCAAAGGATGTCGTGGATATATTAGTTTCCTCTGGGCTTATTGAACTTCTTCTGGACTTACTTCGAAATCTTGAACCTCCAACGACAATTaggaaatcaatgacacaggatCAGATCAAGGAGGCAACATCATCTTCGTCATTGAGGTGTTGTCCTTACAAAGGTTTCCGGAGAGATATTGTTGCCATCCTTGGAAACTGTGCTTATAGTAGAAGGCACGTCCAAGATGAGATTAGAGATAAAAATGGGATCCTTTTACTGCTACAACAGTGTGTTACAGATGATGATAATCCTTTCTTAAGGGAGTGGGGAATCTGGTGTGTGCGAAACCTATTGGAAGGAAATGCAGAAAACCAAGGGGCTGTTGCTGATTTAGAGCTTCAAGGAACTGCAGATGTTCCGGAACTTGCTCGACTTGGGCTTCAAGTAGAAGTTGACCCCAAAACTAGACGTGCAAAGCTAGTAAATGTCGCGTGA